A single Micromonospora sp. CCTCC AA 2012012 DNA region contains:
- a CDS encoding SDR family NAD(P)-dependent oxidoreductase — protein sequence MSVWFVTGASRGLGLEIVRQLLAQGEQVVATARDTSSLAHLPQSDRLLVVPLDVTDQSQAARAAVAAVESFGAIDVLVNNAGRGLLGAVEEATDVETRAVFDTNVFGLLNVTRNVLPVMRRQRRGRILNISSVLGFSAKMGWGIYAATKFAVEGLSESLRLELEPLGIQVCLVEPGLFRTDFLDPSSLRLASREFDDYAGTSGKIRTWSAAHNHAQAGDPVKAAAAIIELGTDPQPSFRLPLGADSVARIGEKLAEVTSELEATRETGLSMSYPQPAAAAR from the coding sequence ATGTCCGTCTGGTTCGTCACTGGCGCCTCTCGGGGCCTCGGCCTAGAGATCGTTCGCCAGCTGTTGGCGCAAGGCGAACAGGTCGTCGCGACGGCCCGCGACACAAGTAGCCTGGCCCATCTGCCGCAGTCCGACCGTTTGCTTGTGGTCCCGCTCGACGTTACCGACCAGTCCCAGGCCGCGCGCGCCGCGGTCGCGGCGGTGGAGAGTTTCGGTGCCATCGACGTACTGGTCAACAACGCCGGGCGAGGGCTGCTTGGCGCTGTGGAGGAGGCCACGGACGTCGAGACGCGGGCGGTGTTCGACACCAACGTGTTCGGCCTGCTGAACGTGACGCGCAACGTGCTGCCGGTGATGCGCCGGCAGCGTCGAGGCCGGATCCTGAACATCAGCTCGGTGCTCGGCTTCAGCGCCAAGATGGGCTGGGGTATCTACGCCGCTACCAAGTTTGCGGTGGAAGGCCTCAGTGAGTCCCTGCGCCTGGAGTTGGAGCCGCTTGGCATTCAGGTGTGCTTGGTGGAGCCCGGCCTGTTCCGTACCGACTTCCTCGACCCCTCGTCGCTGCGTCTGGCAAGCCGCGAGTTCGACGACTACGCCGGCACATCCGGGAAGATCCGCACCTGGTCCGCAGCGCACAATCACGCGCAGGCCGGCGATCCGGTCAAGGCCGCTGCGGCCATCATCGAGCTCGGTACCGATCCTCAGCCCTCCTTCCGCCTTCCGCTCGGCGCGGACTCGGTCGCGCGAATCGGCGAGAAGCTGGCCGAGGTGACGAGTGAGCTCGAGGCCACCCGGGAGACGGGTCTGTCGATGTCCTACCCGCAGCCGGCGGCCGCCGCCCGCTGA
- a CDS encoding cation:proton antiporter domain-containing protein, protein MKSVATPTELTAAIVMADIAFILLVAHLFGGIARRLGQPVVIGEIIAGIALGPSLLGLLPGDLTHVLFPTAARPYLSAISQVGLLLFMFLIGWEFDRSMIARRKTLTLSVSVSSIALAFTLGIGLAGIIYHRHSTVAGKHVPFLAFALFLGAAMAITAFPVLARILRDRRLSHTPLGMLALASAAIDDVLAWCILAVVAAVATARDTTDLIQVVLMSACYVAVMALVVRPALAALVRRIGPNTYQLAAITAAGVFLSSYATTWVGIHAIFGAFAFGFVMPRQPVEPLSKHIRVPFENIGLVLLPVFFIVTGLGVDIAALTVTNFLELAAIILVACLGKMAGATLPARAFGLPWRDARRLGILMNTRGLTELIVLNIGVSLSVLDSQMFTMMVIMALVTTAMAGPLLQSHTPSHEDAPTMPTEALQTSR, encoded by the coding sequence ATGAAGTCCGTAGCCACCCCGACCGAACTCACTGCCGCGATCGTGATGGCCGACATCGCCTTCATCCTCCTGGTGGCCCACCTGTTCGGAGGTATCGCCCGACGCCTAGGCCAACCCGTGGTGATCGGCGAGATCATCGCCGGCATCGCACTGGGCCCGAGCCTGCTCGGCCTACTCCCCGGCGACCTGACCCACGTCCTTTTCCCCACGGCGGCGCGGCCCTACCTCTCGGCCATATCCCAGGTCGGACTCCTGCTGTTCATGTTCCTGATCGGGTGGGAGTTCGACCGGAGCATGATCGCGCGACGCAAAACCCTCACCCTCTCCGTCTCGGTCTCCTCCATCGCCCTCGCCTTCACCCTCGGCATCGGGCTGGCCGGCATCATCTACCACCGGCACTCGACCGTCGCCGGCAAGCACGTCCCCTTCCTCGCCTTCGCCCTGTTCCTCGGCGCCGCGATGGCCATCACCGCTTTCCCGGTCCTCGCCCGGATCCTGCGCGACCGCCGCCTGTCGCACACCCCCCTCGGCATGCTGGCCCTGGCGAGCGCCGCCATTGACGACGTGCTGGCATGGTGCATTCTCGCCGTGGTCGCCGCGGTGGCCACAGCCCGCGACACCACGGACCTCATCCAGGTCGTGCTCATGTCCGCCTGCTACGTCGCGGTCATGGCTCTCGTCGTACGCCCCGCGCTGGCCGCCCTCGTCCGTCGGATCGGCCCGAACACCTACCAGCTCGCGGCTATCACCGCCGCCGGCGTCTTCCTCTCCTCCTACGCCACCACCTGGGTCGGCATCCACGCCATCTTCGGTGCCTTCGCCTTCGGGTTCGTCATGCCCCGACAGCCCGTGGAACCGCTGAGCAAGCACATCCGCGTGCCATTCGAGAACATCGGCCTGGTCCTGCTGCCGGTCTTCTTCATTGTCACCGGCCTGGGTGTCGACATCGCCGCGCTCACCGTGACCAACTTCCTCGAGCTCGCCGCGATCATCCTCGTCGCCTGCCTCGGCAAGATGGCCGGCGCCACCCTTCCCGCCCGAGCCTTCGGGCTGCCGTGGCGGGACGCGCGCCGACTGGGCATCCTCATGAACACCCGAGGACTCACCGAACTGATCGTGCTCAACATCGGCGTCTCCCTGAGCGTGTTGGACAGTCAGATGTTCACCATGATGGTGATCATGGCGCTCGTCACCACCGCCATGGCCGGCCCCCTGCTGCAGTCGCACACGCCGTCCCACGAGGACGCCCCGACCATGCCCACCGAGGCCCTACAAACCAGCAGGTGA
- a CDS encoding glycine betaine ABC transporter substrate-binding protein, whose translation MRAYGGLVGVALAVVLAGCGGAGSSGAKAPASAASGAGCAPVAGQDLIVLADDKKLQNTDNIIPAIHAPVASAQLVAALDQVSAALDTNGLIALNRSVDVERLTPRVAAERFAREKQLATGAGTGAAGRVVVGAANFSESQTLAELYRLVLAAAGFEVRVQQIGNRELYEPALEKGQVHVVPEYAATLAEFLNTRINGTGATAVSSPDLTRTYSALTALGQRRHLVFGKPSAAQDQNAFAVTRAFADRYRVRTLSDLARVCSGSATVLAGPPECPQRPKCQAGLVATYRFSAGSFSSLDAGGPQTKNALRSGAASVGLVFSSDGALSPTS comes from the coding sequence GTGCGCGCGTACGGTGGGTTGGTCGGGGTAGCTCTGGCGGTGGTGCTCGCCGGTTGCGGTGGAGCGGGTTCGTCCGGAGCGAAGGCGCCAGCGTCGGCCGCGTCCGGCGCAGGCTGCGCTCCCGTCGCCGGCCAGGATTTGATTGTTCTGGCTGATGACAAGAAGCTGCAGAACACCGACAACATCATCCCGGCGATCCATGCTCCGGTGGCTTCTGCGCAGCTGGTGGCCGCGCTGGACCAGGTTTCGGCTGCGCTCGACACCAACGGGTTGATCGCGCTCAACCGCTCGGTGGATGTCGAGCGGCTGACCCCGCGGGTGGCGGCGGAGCGCTTCGCCCGCGAAAAGCAGCTTGCCACCGGCGCCGGGACGGGAGCGGCAGGCCGGGTAGTGGTCGGGGCAGCGAACTTCAGCGAGAGCCAGACGTTGGCCGAGCTGTACCGACTCGTCCTGGCCGCTGCCGGGTTCGAGGTGCGGGTGCAGCAGATTGGTAACCGGGAACTGTACGAGCCGGCACTGGAGAAGGGGCAGGTGCATGTCGTGCCGGAGTACGCGGCGACGCTTGCCGAGTTCCTCAACACCCGCATCAACGGTACGGGCGCTACCGCGGTGTCGAGTCCGGATCTGACCAGAACCTACTCGGCCCTGACCGCGTTGGGCCAGCGACGGCACCTCGTGTTCGGGAAGCCTTCCGCGGCGCAGGACCAGAACGCGTTCGCGGTCACTCGGGCTTTCGCCGACCGTTACAGGGTGCGAACCCTGTCCGATCTGGCCCGGGTCTGCTCGGGCAGCGCCACCGTGCTGGCCGGGCCGCCTGAGTGTCCGCAGCGGCCGAAGTGTCAAGCGGGTCTCGTCGCGACCTACCGCTTCTCGGCAGGCTCGTTCAGCTCGCTCGACGCGGGCGGCCCTCAGACCAAGAACGCCCTACGCAGCGGCGCGGCCAGCGTCGGGCTCGTGTTCTCCTCGGACGGCGCCCTGTCCCCGACCTCGTGA
- a CDS encoding MmcQ/YjbR family DNA-binding protein, which produces MPEAVEQETWGHPTFRVRDKIFASTSADGVVAIIRASKEDLAELMAADPDVYDPADYFGRFGWVRAQLASADPHEIRDLVVEGWRRAAPKRLVALYDAGVQEQGR; this is translated from the coding sequence ATGCCGGAAGCCGTGGAACAGGAGACGTGGGGACATCCTACGTTCCGCGTCCGCGACAAGATCTTCGCCAGTACATCCGCTGACGGTGTAGTCGCGATCATCAGGGCGTCTAAGGAGGACCTAGCGGAGTTGATGGCAGCCGATCCGGACGTCTACGACCCCGCGGACTACTTCGGCCGGTTCGGCTGGGTCCGCGCGCAGCTCGCTTCCGCGGACCCGCACGAGATCCGCGACCTGGTGGTGGAGGGATGGCGACGAGCGGCGCCGAAGCGGCTCGTGGCGCTCTACGACGCCGGTGTGCAAGAGCAGGGACGGTAG
- a CDS encoding FMN-dependent NADH-azoreductase: MTRLLYVKASPTGPRSRSSSVADAFADAFRERYPDMALDVLDLSTTALPPVGAPAVAAKKNAMSGSPSVGEEALAWQRTRDLVRRFTDADHYLFSVPMWNFGIPYLLKHFIDIVTQPGLTFRLDRQHGYRGLLAGRRACVVYTSGVYTPGCPPSFGVDFQAAYFNHWLAFLGVDPVIEVHLRPTDFTRSLAADLNRAREEARKAAHTI; the protein is encoded by the coding sequence GTGACGCGACTGCTGTACGTCAAGGCGTCCCCGACCGGCCCTCGCAGCCGGTCGTCGTCGGTGGCCGACGCGTTTGCCGACGCATTCCGTGAGCGGTATCCCGACATGGCCTTGGACGTTCTGGACCTCTCCACGACTGCCCTGCCGCCGGTGGGCGCCCCCGCGGTGGCAGCGAAGAAGAACGCCATGTCCGGCTCGCCGAGCGTGGGTGAGGAGGCATTGGCCTGGCAGCGGACCCGCGACCTCGTGCGTCGCTTCACTGACGCCGACCACTATCTGTTCTCCGTGCCCATGTGGAATTTTGGAATTCCCTACCTGCTCAAGCACTTCATCGACATTGTGACCCAACCGGGCCTGACGTTCCGGCTCGATCGGCAGCACGGTTACCGGGGCCTACTCGCCGGTCGACGGGCCTGTGTCGTATACACCAGCGGCGTCTACACGCCAGGCTGTCCTCCGTCGTTCGGCGTCGACTTCCAAGCCGCCTACTTCAACCACTGGCTGGCATTTCTCGGCGTCGATCCCGTCATCGAGGTGCACCTGCGGCCCACCGACTTCACCCGATCGCTCGCCGCGGACCTCAACCGCGCACGCGAGGAGGCCAGGAAGGCCGCCCACACCATCTGA
- a CDS encoding PPOX class F420-dependent oxidoreductase has protein sequence MPQMSRQEAMTFLAYGTRTGKLATTSPAGIPHVAPIWFVVVDGMLVFTTGADTVKGRNLRTGGHAALCVDTEEYPYDFVTVRGEVEVSSDAPDLLAWTTRIASRYVPAGQEESYGRRNAVPGELLCRLTPHRVTGATDIAL, from the coding sequence ATGCCACAGATGTCCCGCCAGGAAGCCATGACCTTTCTCGCCTACGGCACCCGCACCGGCAAGCTCGCCACCACCTCACCGGCGGGCATCCCGCACGTCGCCCCTATCTGGTTCGTCGTCGTCGACGGGATGCTGGTGTTCACCACCGGAGCGGACACTGTCAAAGGGCGTAACCTGCGCACCGGTGGCCACGCCGCGCTGTGCGTGGACACCGAGGAGTACCCGTACGACTTCGTCACCGTGCGCGGCGAGGTGGAGGTCTCCTCCGACGCCCCCGACCTGCTGGCCTGGACCACCCGCATCGCCAGCCGCTACGTCCCCGCCGGCCAGGAGGAGTCGTACGGACGCCGCAACGCCGTCCCTGGCGAACTGCTGTGTCGCCTGACCCCCCACCGGGTGACTGGCGCCACCGACATCGCCCTGTGA
- a CDS encoding branched-chain amino acid ABC transporter permease has product MPTTQIAVTAMVNGLAVGLLLFIIAAGLSLIFGMMDVLNLAHGSLFLTGAYLAWWLGGEQQTWPSLARAVVAVIVVGAAAGGLLSLMTAPLSRRSHLEQALLTLGIALVAADILSALFGDDVHATEPPPGLGGTVVIAGWTYPRYRLVLIGVAALITVGVYWTIERTSMGALFRATVSDRDMVATTGVDPRLVRVGVFVLGSVLATVAGLLGAPIYHARPGLDTTILVLALVVVVVGGLGSIRGPLVAALLFGQIESVGRAVLPGLASFLLFGTLAAVLAVRPRGLFVLTSGARR; this is encoded by the coding sequence ATGCCCACTACGCAGATCGCCGTGACGGCGATGGTGAACGGCCTGGCCGTCGGGCTCCTTCTGTTCATCATCGCCGCCGGCCTGTCTCTGATCTTCGGCATGATGGACGTGCTGAACCTCGCTCACGGGTCCCTCTTCCTCACCGGCGCCTACCTCGCCTGGTGGCTCGGCGGGGAACAGCAGACCTGGCCGTCGCTCGCCCGAGCCGTCGTCGCCGTGATCGTCGTCGGGGCGGCGGCCGGTGGGCTGCTGTCGCTGATGACCGCGCCGTTGTCCCGCCGCTCACATCTGGAGCAGGCACTGCTCACCCTCGGCATAGCCCTCGTCGCCGCCGACATCCTGTCGGCGCTGTTCGGCGACGATGTCCACGCGACCGAGCCGCCACCGGGTCTCGGGGGCACGGTGGTCATCGCCGGCTGGACCTACCCCCGCTATCGACTGGTCCTCATCGGGGTCGCCGCGCTGATCACCGTCGGGGTGTACTGGACCATCGAGCGGACCTCCATGGGCGCCCTGTTCCGGGCGACGGTCAGCGACCGGGATATGGTCGCCACCACCGGCGTGGACCCCCGCCTCGTGCGAGTCGGCGTGTTCGTGCTCGGCTCGGTGCTGGCCACCGTCGCCGGGCTGCTCGGCGCACCCATCTACCACGCGCGCCCCGGCCTCGACACCACGATTCTCGTGCTCGCCCTGGTCGTCGTGGTGGTCGGCGGACTCGGCTCCATCCGCGGGCCGCTCGTCGCGGCGCTGCTGTTCGGCCAGATCGAGTCCGTGGGACGGGCTGTCCTGCCCGGGCTGGCATCCTTCCTGCTCTTCGGCACGCTCGCCGCCGTGCTGGCCGTGCGGCCCCGCGGCCTGTTCGTCCTCACCTCGGGAGCGCGACGATGA
- a CDS encoding ABC transporter substrate-binding protein, with protein sequence MAGINRRALLGIAAGLGAAGIAGCGNSLDAAAARSDDNAIKVGLVIPQAGVYTPLGLDIQRGWDLWLRQHDGKLGGRRVTTVVADEGEGPQTGVPAVQKLLQNDQVDVLVGIVSSATALGVRDLVTSARKLLLIANAGAGAITTGNSSPYIWRTSFTNAQVAAAMGAHLAGSDVRRAYAIAPDYVAGTEAINGFSKAYRAGGGTIAGQSQPPFGKTQDYQPFLSRIQSSGAQGTFCFFGGAESVAFVKQYSQFGVSRTIPLYASGFLVEGGVLKAQGDAADGILSTLHYTSELDNPANTAFAQAFRSAYGAAPTVYAVQAWDAAAVLSRAVAQVNAVDGDRLSKALKGVGVISDSPRGPWSFVQQSPRQNFYLRRVQTNAGERVNAVIKDLGPLDPQS encoded by the coding sequence ATGGCTGGGATCAACCGGAGGGCCCTGCTGGGAATCGCCGCAGGCCTGGGCGCGGCGGGAATCGCGGGCTGCGGAAACAGCCTCGACGCCGCCGCGGCCCGCAGCGACGACAACGCGATCAAGGTCGGTCTCGTCATTCCACAGGCCGGGGTGTACACCCCGCTGGGCTTGGACATTCAGCGCGGCTGGGACCTCTGGCTGCGGCAGCACGACGGCAAGCTGGGCGGACGCCGGGTCACGACAGTCGTGGCGGACGAGGGCGAAGGACCACAGACCGGAGTCCCCGCCGTCCAAAAGCTGCTCCAGAACGACCAGGTCGACGTGCTGGTCGGCATTGTCAGCTCAGCGACCGCCCTCGGCGTCCGCGACCTCGTCACCAGCGCCCGCAAGCTGCTCCTCATCGCCAACGCCGGAGCGGGCGCCATCACCACCGGCAACAGCAGCCCCTACATCTGGCGCACCTCGTTCACCAACGCCCAGGTCGCGGCCGCCATGGGCGCTCACCTCGCCGGCAGTGACGTCCGCCGGGCCTACGCGATCGCGCCCGACTACGTCGCCGGCACCGAGGCCATCAACGGCTTCAGCAAGGCCTACCGGGCCGGAGGCGGCACAATCGCCGGTCAGAGCCAACCGCCGTTCGGCAAGACCCAGGACTACCAGCCGTTCCTCAGCCGCATCCAGTCCTCCGGCGCACAGGGCACCTTTTGCTTCTTCGGCGGCGCTGAGTCTGTGGCCTTCGTGAAGCAGTACAGCCAGTTTGGGGTGTCCCGCACCATCCCGCTGTACGCGTCGGGGTTCCTCGTCGAAGGCGGCGTGCTGAAGGCCCAGGGCGACGCCGCGGACGGGATCTTGTCGACCCTGCACTACACCTCCGAACTCGATAATCCCGCCAACACCGCGTTCGCCCAAGCGTTCCGATCCGCCTACGGCGCCGCACCCACGGTGTACGCGGTGCAGGCCTGGGACGCGGCTGCAGTGCTGTCCCGAGCGGTCGCGCAAGTGAACGCCGTCGACGGCGACCGCCTGTCCAAGGCCCTCAAGGGAGTCGGTGTCATTTCCGACAGCCCTCGCGGCCCCTGGTCGTTCGTCCAACAGTCGCCCCGGCAGAACTTCTACCTGCGCCGGGTGCAAACCAATGCGGGTGAGCGGGTCAACGCGGTGATCAAGGACCTCGGCCCCCTCGACCCCCAGTCGTAG